Proteins co-encoded in one Vibrio fortis genomic window:
- a CDS encoding RNA polymerase sigma factor FliA, which yields MNKALTYNQRGNLDGQQAFFEKYSVLVKRIAHHLLGRLPPNVLVDDLIQAGMIGLIEAQQNYDGSKGASFETYAGIRIRGAMLDDIRRGDWVPRSVHKNNREISNAIAELEATLNRDPSDSEVAKHMGLTLEQYHSALTDINCSKLVGIEDLGVSDDVISPNEDSQDNLPFQGVADESFRQALIDSIKQLPEREGLVLSLYYDEELNLKEIGEVLGVSESRVSQILSQSMQRLRTKLSAWTQND from the coding sequence GTGAATAAAGCGCTTACCTACAACCAACGCGGAAACCTCGATGGGCAGCAAGCCTTTTTCGAGAAGTATTCTGTGCTGGTTAAACGTATCGCTCATCACTTGTTGGGGCGATTGCCGCCTAATGTATTGGTGGATGACTTGATTCAAGCTGGTATGATCGGCTTGATTGAAGCACAGCAGAACTACGATGGTTCAAAAGGTGCGAGTTTTGAAACTTACGCTGGTATTCGAATTCGTGGTGCAATGCTGGATGATATCCGACGAGGCGACTGGGTGCCGAGATCGGTTCATAAGAACAACCGCGAAATCAGCAATGCGATTGCTGAACTTGAAGCGACTTTGAACCGAGATCCAAGCGATTCTGAAGTCGCGAAGCACATGGGACTGACTTTAGAGCAGTATCACAGCGCTTTAACGGATATAAATTGTTCAAAGTTGGTTGGAATCGAAGATTTAGGCGTCTCAGATGATGTAATATCTCCGAATGAAGACTCTCAAGATAACTTACCTTTTCAGGGAGTTGCTGATGAGTCGTTTCGACAAGCTTTGATCGATTCAATAAAACAACTTCCAGAAAGAGAAGGGTTAGTCCTATCTCTTTACTATGACGAAGAACTCAATTTAAAAGAGATTGGGGAAGTATTAGGTGTCAGCGAATCTCGTGTCAGCCAGATATTGAGCCAATCTATGCAGCGTCTGCGCACTAAATTAAGTGCTTGGACACAGAACGACTAA